The following are from one region of the Streptomyces rubrogriseus genome:
- a CDS encoding LuxR C-terminal-related transcriptional regulator — protein MPARELEVLKLLANGFTYEEIAEQLSLGVGGAKGAASRMMMRLGALNAPHAVFLAVQQGILPGRAKRRPGPPRQPLTPRQALVLDTAADGASLAVVAARLGTTREQISSSLSGAYLRLGVHQHPRAERRAAAVAEARRRGLIPPAKQERAA, from the coding sequence ATGCCGGCTCGTGAACTCGAGGTACTGAAGCTGCTGGCCAACGGCTTCACCTACGAGGAGATCGCCGAACAGTTGTCCCTCGGCGTCGGTGGGGCGAAGGGTGCCGCGAGTCGCATGATGATGCGCCTCGGAGCCCTCAATGCCCCGCATGCCGTCTTCCTCGCAGTCCAGCAAGGAATCCTCCCCGGCCGCGCCAAGCGGCGCCCAGGCCCCCCACGACAACCGCTCACCCCCAGGCAAGCCCTGGTGCTCGACACCGCCGCCGACGGAGCCAGCCTCGCCGTCGTCGCCGCCCGCCTCGGCACCACGCGAGAACAGATCTCATCCAGCCTCTCCGGCGCCTACCTCCGCCTCGGCGTCCACCAGCACCCGCGAGCCGAACGCCGCGCCGCAGCCGTCGCCGAAGCCCGCCGCCGCGGACTCATCCCACCCGCCAAACAGGAGCGTGCAGCATGA
- a CDS encoding helix-turn-helix domain-containing protein, giving the protein MTDLPADDRLRALVRQALTDARISQAEIARQLGVSTKHLSHMLTGRAHLTLTWAEGILGLCGMNLQLAIQPDQPRSAA; this is encoded by the coding sequence ATGACCGACCTGCCCGCCGACGACCGGCTGCGCGCCTTGGTCCGCCAGGCCCTCACCGACGCCCGCATCTCCCAAGCCGAGATCGCCCGCCAGTTGGGCGTGTCCACCAAGCACCTCAGCCACATGCTCACCGGCCGCGCCCACCTCACCCTCACCTGGGCCGAAGGCATCCTCGGTCTCTGCGGCATGAACCTGCAACTCGCCATCCAGCCCGACCAGCCCAGGAGTGCCGCATGA
- a CDS encoding GNAT family N-acetyltransferase: protein MLTITTRTGDYYGDGSSNHIWETRDADGQLIAELYVSTDRHEIMNIWVDEDHRGEGHARALYEAATDQMNVCHAPAAHRSPEGNAFAEAVGGPTVAPYACDCYACDSLED, encoded by the coding sequence ATGCTGACGATCACCACCCGCACCGGCGACTACTACGGCGACGGCAGCAGCAACCACATCTGGGAGACCCGCGACGCCGACGGCCAGCTCATCGCCGAACTCTACGTCTCCACCGACCGCCACGAGATCATGAACATCTGGGTCGACGAAGACCACCGCGGCGAGGGCCACGCCCGCGCCCTCTACGAGGCGGCCACCGACCAGATGAACGTCTGCCATGCCCCCGCTGCCCACCGCAGCCCCGAGGGCAACGCGTTCGCCGAGGCCGTCGGCGGCCCCACTGTCGCCCCTTACGCCTGCGACTGCTACGCCTGCGACTCTCTGGAGGACTGA
- a CDS encoding NUDIX hydrolase → MTTETKKPGISAAIIVDEGRVLMVRRRVGEGDLLWQFPAGAIEDGEAAAEAAVRETAEETGLVVTSDRQIGYLESHPKSGREMFYTACTPVQGEARVADEDELDAVAWVAHSKIKEYVPYGLYGPVQEYLDEVLPH, encoded by the coding sequence ATGACCACCGAGACCAAGAAGCCCGGCATCTCCGCAGCGATCATTGTCGATGAGGGGCGCGTCTTGATGGTGCGCCGCCGCGTCGGCGAGGGGGATCTCCTCTGGCAGTTCCCGGCCGGCGCCATCGAGGACGGCGAGGCCGCCGCGGAGGCAGCGGTCCGGGAGACCGCGGAGGAGACCGGGCTGGTTGTGACGTCGGACCGGCAGATCGGCTACCTGGAGTCGCACCCGAAGTCGGGTCGCGAGATGTTCTACACCGCGTGCACGCCCGTCCAGGGTGAGGCCCGGGTGGCCGACGAGGACGAGTTGGACGCGGTCGCCTGGGTCGCCCACTCGAAGATCAAGGAGTACGTGCCCTACGGCCTGTACGGGCCGGTTCAGGAGTACCTCGACGAGGTGCTGCCGCACTGA
- a CDS encoding NUDIX domain-containing protein, with amino-acid sequence MDVVETWTGRSACLLQQAMRMTNEAFAEHLGISERTISRWHASPDMVHRTEVQQILDIAHREAKDDVRHRFALLLRPPAPRIEAQALRVAIAVVVRGDDILLVCRRGDGELRWQFPAGMVKPGADPSTVAVQETHGETGVHCTIREQLGERVHPVTGVVASYYLADHLAGDASNRDPLENVDVTWVPRTALTRFIPADQIFPPILSALEATV; translated from the coding sequence ATGGACGTTGTAGAGACCTGGACCGGCCGGTCGGCCTGCCTCTTGCAGCAGGCGATGCGGATGACGAACGAGGCGTTCGCCGAACACCTCGGGATCAGCGAACGGACCATCAGCCGGTGGCACGCCAGCCCCGACATGGTTCACCGGACCGAGGTGCAGCAGATCTTGGACATCGCTCACAGGGAGGCGAAGGACGACGTGAGACACCGCTTCGCTCTCCTACTGCGCCCCCCGGCACCTCGCATTGAGGCGCAGGCGTTGCGGGTGGCGATAGCGGTCGTGGTCCGCGGCGACGACATCCTGCTGGTGTGCCGGCGCGGTGACGGCGAGCTTCGCTGGCAGTTCCCCGCAGGCATGGTCAAACCTGGGGCGGACCCGTCGACGGTGGCGGTGCAGGAGACGCACGGCGAGACCGGCGTGCACTGCACCATCCGCGAGCAGCTCGGCGAACGCGTCCACCCCGTCACAGGTGTGGTGGCCTCGTACTACCTAGCGGACCATCTGGCAGGCGACGCGTCGAACCGGGACCCGCTCGAGAACGTCGACGTCACCTGGGTGCCGCGCACCGCCCTGACCCGCTTCATCCCCGCAGACCAGATCTTCCCGCCCATCCTCAGCGCCCTGGAGGCGACCGTATGA
- a CDS encoding RapZ C-terminal domain-containing protein, whose translation MATVEIVSFGFLHAEAPQADIVLDLRRAFRDPHVDPRIRQLTGRDRAVRQAVLDTAGVRQLLKTTTRQVAAYASGPSADRIVIGSGCAGGRHRSVVVADQLARRLRRRGHTVTVTHRDIRRPVVQR comes from the coding sequence ATGGCCACGGTCGAGATCGTTTCGTTCGGCTTTCTGCACGCCGAGGCTCCACAGGCCGACATCGTGCTGGATCTTCGCCGAGCGTTCCGTGACCCGCACGTGGACCCGCGGATACGGCAGCTCACCGGCCGGGACCGGGCCGTCCGCCAGGCCGTACTCGACACCGCCGGGGTCCGGCAGCTCCTGAAGACCACCACTCGGCAGGTCGCCGCCTACGCGTCCGGGCCGTCTGCCGACCGGATCGTCATCGGCTCCGGCTGTGCGGGCGGAAGGCACCGCTCCGTCGTCGTCGCCGATCAGCTTGCCCGCCGGCTCCGACGACGCGGCCACACCGTCACCGTCACCCACCGCGACATCCGCCGCCCCGTCGTACAGCGCTAA
- a CDS encoding DUF4236 domain-containing protein, protein MPVTFRKSFRILPGVRITINRQSWSITVGPKGGPKRTWSSTGQTTTSYDLPGPFGYRSTRRRNHR, encoded by the coding sequence ATGCCGGTCACGTTCCGCAAGAGCTTCCGGATCCTGCCCGGCGTCCGCATCACCATCAACCGCCAGTCCTGGTCCATCACCGTCGGACCCAAGGGCGGGCCCAAGCGCACCTGGTCCAGCACCGGCCAGACCACCACCAGCTACGACCTGCCCGGCCCGTTCGGCTACCGCTCCACCCGCCGCCGCAACCACCGCTGA